From Toxorhynchites rutilus septentrionalis strain SRP chromosome 2, ASM2978413v1, whole genome shotgun sequence, a single genomic window includes:
- the LOC129770985 gene encoding mantle protein-like, with protein sequence MKAFIVFSVALAVAASAAVGESKKEKRGLYDLGSEYKGFDDHHLHDLDYHHHHHHDFDHHHHAELKHVTIEKKVPVPYPVEVEKHVPVEVKVPYPVEVEKKVPVIVEKKVPYYVEKKVHVHVDRPVPYPVEVKVPYIKKEYVEVLKPYAVHVEKPVPVYIHKPVYIEKTVPVTFKIKEHKKGFWG encoded by the exons ATGAAG GCGTTCATCGTGTTTTCCGTGGCTTTGGCAGTCGCCGCCAGTGCAGCAGTCGGCGAGTCCAAGAAGGAGAAGCGAGGTCTCTACGATCTGGGTTCGGAGTACAAAGGATTCGACGATCATCATTTGCACGATCTGGattaccaccaccaccaccatcacGACTTCGATCATCACCATCACGCCGAGCTGAAGCATGTGACGATCGAGAAGAAGGTTCCCGTCCCGTACCCGGTCGAGGTGGAGAAGCACGTGCCAGTGGAAGTGAAAGTACCCTATCCGGTCGAGGTCGAGAAGAAGGTCCCGGTGATCGTCGAGAAGAAAGTTCCGTACTACGTGGAGAAGAAGGTCCATGTGCACGTAGACCGTCCCGTTCCGTACCCGGTCGAGGTCAAGGTCCCCTACATCAAGAAGGAATACGTCGAAGTGCTAAAACCGTACGCAGTTCATGTCGAGAAGCCAGTCCCAGTGTACATCCACAAGCCGGTGTACATCGAGAAGACGGTCCCAGTCACTTTCAAGATCAAGGAGCACAAGAAGGGCTTCTGGGGCTAA